AATtcaatatacatattacatAAGATTTTAAATggttcataaaatttatgcATGTCATTAATATTCATCAAATCGTGGTTTTTTTCTATAAGTTCCAGATAATTCTCATAATCAGTAacattctttattttctcaTTATACTTCTCaccattatatatatattgattaTAAAAAGGGTTTATACTGTTGTCGTTTCCAATTTTGGtaaggtttaacatataacttaaccatatcaaaatGTAATCAACAATATTGGTGTTTCTTTTTACAACATAATTAAACAATTCTAAACTCCCAAAGAACGcatcaaacaaatataaacatacaGCACTTATTTTATCGTAATCACTAATACAGTTCTTACTATcacaatatttatttaaaaaatcttcatttttaaattgatAATTTCCACTACTGTCCAATTGATCGGGAAGCGAGTTCCTTACTTCCTGGAACTGTTCACACTAAAAAaccatttaaaaacaattaacaaaaacgcgaattattaaaataaagtttaatgatatttatatgtaatgcaatataaaaaaatgtaaaggaaactattattattaaaaaatgcatataccacttgcttattcattataatggggttttatttttgatttgtaaattgagtagaGGCATGTTCTTTTATATGTACTGCACCAAATGTGTGACGCAAATGTTTTAACTCAATATATTACAGCTgcctgtagttaaatatattataagcttttcaataattaaattaatatggaataataaaataatgttattactaaaaaaaggCTTTATTTGTGTTTATGCTAATTAGCTAagttaccttaaatagagggatGCTTAACAAacttttgattaaatatatgatgcattttatacaacaAATGAAATTCTTACTAAAATCTGGTACATCtttgttataaaaatggatatctttctataaagaatttaaagtatgtttgaacatagaaaaggtataaatttatattttatgttttgttGATTGTtcttcaaaaaattaaatgctgtataaatctaaaaaaacaaaaattatattattactataatccttaaagtatataaatagtcatttttttaaatatattaaacttttatatacttgtttataatacaataaaccaatgttttattaaaattatagtattttcaaattaagttattttacttacatctatatgcaaattatataaatttatattgtttttaatgaatgtatataaattcataattcattttaatcagttctataacattatttttattcctacatattccaatttagaagtattctttatttagtaattttataatgttttccatatttttccaCCGTTAAAGTGgtaattagcactgaacacgtatttataagcttaaataagtttttatatgtaagtcgtttttaaaataatacttagtaaatgttaaatatataacacataaataattattgatacaaattttaaagtataatataaaactatgtgTATTAGGTTAGCATATTGCCGTTTGAggggagagataagggacgtatgtttttttaaaacaaggATATAGCCATATAAGATTTACCTATTCTACAcagtttatttatttcttatattttctaccattaatgtttttaattcatgtataaattaaaaataacttagaattattacttttataaacatatagtttccttatatattttataataaactatatttagttCTATAAtgtaaaagtatataattattaatattattttgcttggTATTGGTAGTCTAATGTTATCACATTAAAGCatacttaaataaatgttataatatttcatttgattCTGTATACATACAATTTAATCTGATAACAccttaataatatatataatgaatttatatccATATAGTGTATCAAATGGATTTAATGatttttcgtatttaatactttatctattgttattactattgtTATTGTCACTGCTATGTAACTACATAGTACAACGGAACAATTAGTGCACTCAATAATAATCCTTTAAACCAATGTAGAATATTTCCGtattttgttgttttaaattaaCTATTTTGGAACATATTATTTcgcaataacaatatatttaaattatatatttgtgaatttgtatgtatataataacctaataaaaatattatttcaaattaattattatatacttttgctgtatactttgcattaatatataattgtatatgtttccaaaatttaacatttttcaatattagtaattggtataatattttactatattagaacaatagcgatattctatatatcatattatttataattattagaactataacattatatttaatatacttatgttttttcaatttactatttataacatatttccaatttatatatacctcaaaatataaagtttaaaaattaatagtgattaatatgTTAGtataccttatgataaataaattatccCATATAAATCaatttctattaatacaaaaagagaatagtagctacaattaaaacttaaaaaatattgtatatatagttcgatttttattttattattaaaaatgttagatgcataaaacgtcttttatagatatcgtTGTGTTGTTGGACTTCGGTCGATATTTTATCActacctattatatattagtgatctgtttaattaatcttaaaaacacacatattaatatgaacgtatattatattgtagaCAATTGTTACAAATGAATCATCTTATAATTCATACCCACCCTCACATATAATCCTATTATTACAACATATATTCccgtaatataatttaaataaaaataacttttactaaataaaatttttcatCGAACAAACAAATCcattgtatattataatctccataattcaatataccCCCTcattaacaagttttatataatagacaattgtcatatataaccaatatttatatatctaatatattattttaatcattttaaatctatatattatactttatcaaacaaatattatcacctatttcatataaccacctatttcatattaatcacctattccatattaatcacctatttcatattaaccacctatttcatattaaccacctatttcatattaattacctatttcatattaatcacctatttcatattaaccacctatttcatattaattacctatttcatattaatcacACTACCCCTTTTTTCGTTGTATATTTACACATCATCTCCAGATTAAACATACGcaatcataaatatatttaattataaaaaaattaattataaaaaaattaattataaaaaaattaattataaaaaatttaattataaaaaatgtaattacAATACCCCAGAACCACAAACAATCAATCATCAAACATCAATCACAAACATAACCTTGACccataaaaaattaacaccCACCCAttaagaatattataattaaaaaacaaattaattacattatatatttcttgacTTTACAACTTtatgtttcattattttatttcatattttatttcatgttttatttcatattttacttcatattttattgtattttttttaacttttaatactatattttgttattaaaaggaaaattataatttgcattaatttataaaaaacataGCCGTCAATATTGCtaccaataaataatttttataaaattaacaattttgCTAGAAAAATGTTTAGTAAAACTTGTACTAAAAGTGATACAAAATCACAAATGTATAATTATCACACTATTATTATGATGAGGTAAAAAATGTTGTTATTATAGTAGTATTAGTAATATAGAGAATTAAATGCATTCCTCagattaaattaattattttaatataatatttatattactatgcttttttatttattagtgTAAGCAATATGTGATTCCATACGTAATGAGCTGTTTTGTAATTTTAAATTGAGTTTGATcaatcataaaatatgtgTATTCATAAtgctatatttaaaaatatcaattatataattaaagttatttatttttcatattcattatttatgaaagATTCTTTTATTGATGTCGTTTTGTggttgaattatttaaataaaaaatatattagactTATAAATCTGATAAAAGCATACAAATTTGActtttaaatatttgttttttatgctttatttgataaaattatttgcttcaattttaattatatttgttctgTTTCGagttaatttttaattaaaaaaatactaatatatattttaatattttgtttgtaaaGTTCCCAAATGAATAAGTTTTGTATTCAAATTGTTTTCTTTCTTTTAATCATCCCCCTAtatgtgaataataaaaccCTTGCAACTGAGCTtgttccaaaaaaaaatacaaaacagaaatcaaaaaaaaatacaaaacgTTATCCTACGTAAGAAAAtacaacaatatatatactatatattacatatttcattatgaaaatattaaatgtatGTCTTTgcaaaaatgttataaatacaataactttatttttgtacacattaaaaatatgttcatttttagctatgataatacaaaagaaatatatcaaaaaaacaaacaccTATTATATACCGATCCCAAAGAAACTATAAATGCGTACAAATTTATGAATGACGCTTTAAAACAGTTAGAACATCATGCTACAAGTAAAGGTTATACACGTTGTGGTGGAATTCCTTCTGAGAatatagttttatataaaaaaaaacataaaaagcatacaaaaattaaaaaaattgaatataTAGTTGATGATCCGAATAAGGTATCAATTAACGAACAACATTAAAAGTTATAAACcaaattgaaattaaaaaataattataatatttatttttctttacttCCATTAGTATAATGAATTAATAAACAAGTTTTGGGATCCCGATCATAGCAAATTTGTGTATGGAAGCTCGGCTAAAAGTatacaaaacataaataattagtcgaattaacatattattgttactatttattcGAAATTTCGtgatttattattgttactatttattcGACATTTCGTGATTTATTATTCCTATTGTTATATGatactatttattattttccatatattcaaactcataatattttaattatatttatgcaattttataatatgtttttagGAAAAATTGCCCGTGTGTATACTccaaatttattaatgataCAACAACGTTGGAAAAAACTTCCGTGGACTCGtgagaaatatttttatgctatAACTGCAAAATATAAAGTAAGCAAAACTTTCCTCTTCTATTTcgttataaataatatttttcgtattattcaaataaacttttattaattttgtagataTCAAAAAACAAAACTATAATTGTCATGTCTTCAGcaaatataattgataacaaccgtaaaaataaaaaatattttgaaaacaCAATAGTAAAAAGTGCAAATTT
This genomic window from Plasmodium yoelii strain 17X genome assembly, chromosome: 7 contains:
- a CDS encoding PIR protein encodes the protein MNKQVCEQFQEVRNSLPDQLDSSGNYQFKNEDFLNKYCDSKNCISDYDKISAVCLYLFDAFFGSLELFNYVVKRNTNIVDYILIWLSYMLNLTKIGNDNSINPFYNQYIYNGEKYNEKIKNVTDYENYLELIEKNHDLMNINDMHKFYEPFKILCNMYIEFNKQGTNCENYLKDAKKFVEKYDELNEDYNNGKDTSYNQLLSTLSNDYCNLKNKCNQFPTLPTYSRRFVIKRTLIPIAFMIVALSIFLGIEYKYSSLGVRKRSQKQCLREKIKNIMKKMIH
- a CDS encoding fam-a protein — translated: MNKFCIQIVFFLLIIPLYVNNKTLATELVPKKNTKQKSKKNTKRYPTYDNTKEIYQKNKHLLYTDPKETINAYKFMNDALKQLEHHATSKGYTRCGGIPSENIVLYKKKHKKHTKIKKIEYIVDDPNKYNELINKFWDPDHSKFVYGSSAKRKIARVYTPNLLMIQQRWKKLPWTREKYFYAITAKYKISKNKTIIVMSSANIIDNNRKNKKYFENTIVKSANLFQAEVDSEDEIRNGKIKKSYVNLSGYINDEHGSI